The following are encoded together in the Ovis canadensis isolate MfBH-ARS-UI-01 breed Bighorn chromosome 2, ARS-UI_OviCan_v2, whole genome shotgun sequence genome:
- the WNT4 gene encoding protein Wnt-4 isoform X1 yields the protein MSPRWCLRSLRLLVFAVFSAAASNWLYLAKLSSVGSISEEETCEKLKGLIQRQVQMCKRNLEVMDSVRRGAQLAIEECQYQFRNRRWNCSTLDSLPVFGKVVTQGTREAAFVYAISSAGVAFAVTRACSSGELEKCGCDRTVHGVSPQGFQWSGCSDNIAYGVAFSQSFVDVRERSKGASSSRALMNLHNNEAGRKAILTHMRVECKCHGVSGSCEVKTCWRAVPPFRQVGHALKEKFDGATEVEPRRVGSSRALVPRNAQFKPHTDEDLVYLEPSPDFCEQDVRSGVLGTRGRTCNKTSKAIDGCELLCCGRGFHTAQVELAERCSCKFHWCCFVKCRQCQRLVELHTCR from the exons GTACCTGGCCAAGCTATCCTCAGTGGGAAGCATCTCCGAGGAGGAGACCTGCGAGAAGCTCAAGGGCCTGATCCAGAGGCAGGTGCAGATGTGCAAGCGGAACCTGGAGGTGATGGACTCGGTGCGCCGCGGCGCCCAGCTCGCCATTGAGGAGTGCCAGTACCAGTTTCGGAACCGGCGCTGGAACTGCTCCACGCTCGACTCGCTGCCCGTCTTCGGCAAGGTGGTGACGCAAG GGACTCGGGAGGCGGCCTTCGTGTACGCCATCTCTTCGGCAGGTGTGGCTTTTGCGGTGACGCGGGCGTGCAGCAGCGGGGAGCTGGAGAAGTGCGGCTGTGACCGGACTGTGCACGGGGTCAGCCCGCAGG GCTTCCAGTGGTCAGGATGCTCGGATAACATCGCCTATGGGGTGGCCTTCTCCCAGTCATTCGTGGACGTCCGCGAGAGGAGCAAGGGGGCCTCATCCAGCCGGGCCCTCATGAACCTCCACAACAATGAGGCCGGCAGGAAG gCCATCCTGACACACATGCGGGTGGAGTGCAAGTGCCACGGGGTGTCGGGCTCCTGCGAGGTAAAGACGTGCTGGCGAGCCGTGCCGCCCTTCCGCCAGGTGGGCCACGCCCTGAAGGAGAAGTTCGACGGCGCCACGGAGGTGGAGCCCCGCCGCGTGGGCTCCTCCAGGGCCCTGGTGCCACGCAACGCGCAGTTCAAGCCGCACACGGATGAGGACCTGGTGTACCTGGAGCCCAGCCCGGACTTCTGCGAGCAGGACGTGCGCAGCGGCGTGCTGGGCACGCGGGGCCGCACGTGCAACAAGACGTCCAAGGCCATCGACGGCTGCGAGCTGCTGTGCTGCGGCCGGGGCTTCCACACGGCCCAGGTGGAGCTGGCTGAGCGCTGCAGCTGCAAGTTCCACTGGTGCTGCTTCGTCAAATGCCGGCAGTGCCAGCGGCTGGTGGAGCTGCACACGTGCCGGTGA
- the WNT4 gene encoding protein Wnt-4 isoform X2, with translation MSPRWCLRSLRLLVFAVFSAAASNWLYLAKLSSVGSISEEETCEKLKGLIQRQVQMCKRNLEVMDSVRRGAQLAIEECQYQFRNRRWNCSTLDSLPVFGKVVTQGTREAAFVYAISSAGVAFAVTRACSSGELEKCGCDRTVHGVSPQGFQWSGCSDNIAYGVAFSQSFVDVRERSKGASSSRALMNLHNNEAGRKVGHALKEKFDGATEVEPRRVGSSRALVPRNAQFKPHTDEDLVYLEPSPDFCEQDVRSGVLGTRGRTCNKTSKAIDGCELLCCGRGFHTAQVELAERCSCKFHWCCFVKCRQCQRLVELHTCR, from the exons GTACCTGGCCAAGCTATCCTCAGTGGGAAGCATCTCCGAGGAGGAGACCTGCGAGAAGCTCAAGGGCCTGATCCAGAGGCAGGTGCAGATGTGCAAGCGGAACCTGGAGGTGATGGACTCGGTGCGCCGCGGCGCCCAGCTCGCCATTGAGGAGTGCCAGTACCAGTTTCGGAACCGGCGCTGGAACTGCTCCACGCTCGACTCGCTGCCCGTCTTCGGCAAGGTGGTGACGCAAG GGACTCGGGAGGCGGCCTTCGTGTACGCCATCTCTTCGGCAGGTGTGGCTTTTGCGGTGACGCGGGCGTGCAGCAGCGGGGAGCTGGAGAAGTGCGGCTGTGACCGGACTGTGCACGGGGTCAGCCCGCAGG GCTTCCAGTGGTCAGGATGCTCGGATAACATCGCCTATGGGGTGGCCTTCTCCCAGTCATTCGTGGACGTCCGCGAGAGGAGCAAGGGGGCCTCATCCAGCCGGGCCCTCATGAACCTCCACAACAATGAGGCCGGCAGGAAG GTGGGCCACGCCCTGAAGGAGAAGTTCGACGGCGCCACGGAGGTGGAGCCCCGCCGCGTGGGCTCCTCCAGGGCCCTGGTGCCACGCAACGCGCAGTTCAAGCCGCACACGGATGAGGACCTGGTGTACCTGGAGCCCAGCCCGGACTTCTGCGAGCAGGACGTGCGCAGCGGCGTGCTGGGCACGCGGGGCCGCACGTGCAACAAGACGTCCAAGGCCATCGACGGCTGCGAGCTGCTGTGCTGCGGCCGGGGCTTCCACACGGCCCAGGTGGAGCTGGCTGAGCGCTGCAGCTGCAAGTTCCACTGGTGCTGCTTCGTCAAATGCCGGCAGTGCCAGCGGCTGGTGGAGCTGCACACGTGCCGGTGA